One Vibrio sp. 16 genomic window carries:
- a CDS encoding succinate dehydrogenase assembly factor 2 — MYTAEEKARIKWGCRRGMLELDVVIMPFFEECFESLSENEQRDFVSLLECDDPDLFTWIMGHGRSENLGHASMVDKIVAHNLSKVR, encoded by the coding sequence GGAAGAAAAAGCGCGCATTAAGTGGGGCTGTCGTCGAGGTATGCTAGAGCTCGATGTGGTAATCATGCCTTTTTTTGAAGAATGTTTTGAGTCGTTGAGTGAAAATGAGCAGCGTGACTTTGTTTCTCTGCTAGAGTGCGACGACCCAGATTTGTTTACTTGGATTATGGGACACGGGCGCAGCGAGAATTTAGGTCATGCTTCGATGGTAGATAAGATTGTCGCGCATAACCTCAGCAAAGTCCGCTAG
- a CDS encoding protein YgfX has translation MSRITSAKSARVYIAESQRSSQANIALAVLASLIVILSEIPLFLAAIFIVLFISICRKRTLLIPPMKGELYVDSSGHIQYQGESVTIRKVIFTLDEWCVWFWFQDGRRVLLWRDSLDEGAYRHLLVVLKKEH, from the coding sequence TTGTCGCGCATAACCTCAGCAAAGTCCGCTAGAGTTTATATAGCAGAATCCCAGCGTTCATCTCAGGCCAATATTGCTCTTGCGGTATTGGCCTCTCTCATTGTTATCCTCTCCGAAATACCTCTTTTTCTTGCAGCAATCTTCATAGTTTTGTTTATAAGTATTTGCCGAAAGCGCACCTTGCTTATTCCCCCGATGAAAGGAGAGCTGTACGTAGACTCTTCAGGTCATATTCAATATCAAGGCGAATCAGTGACGATTCGTAAAGTCATTTTTACCCTAGACGAGTGGTGCGTTTGGTTTTGGTTCCAGGATGGGCGACGAGTGCTGTTATGGCGAGATAGCTTGGATGAGGGGGCGTATCGACACTTGCTGGTGGTATTAAAAAAGGAGCACTAA
- the nadB gene encoding L-aspartate oxidase: MNANREHQCDVLVVGSGAAGLSLALRVAKHGKVIVLSKGPRSEGATYYAQGGIAAVFDESDSIESHVQDTLIAGGGICEQESVEFIAKNAKKCVQWLIDGGVPFDREDDDSDEEPRYHLTREGGHSHRRILHAADATGMAMQTSLQDNVHNHPNITVLERHNALDLITEDKVGGDDKKVVGAYIWNRNQEQVETVRAKFVVLATGGASKVYQYTSNPDVSSGDGIAMAWRAGCRVANLEFNQFHPTCLYHPEARNFLLTEALRGEGAYLRRPDGSRFMPDFDEREELAPRDVVARAIDFEMKRLGADCMYLDISHKPAEFIEKHFPTINMRLLDLGIDITKEPIPVVPAAHYTCGGVMVNFQGETDLAQLYAIGEVSYTGLHGANRMASNSLLECVVYAWSAAKDILKKLDQADLPPSLPAWDESQVSCSDEEVVIQHNWHELRLFMWDYMGIVRTDKRLERALRRIQLLQQETHEYYSNFKVSNNLLELRNLLQVAELMVRCAMERKESRGLHYTLDYPEQAENSGPTILVPEKLQ, encoded by the coding sequence ATGAACGCAAACCGTGAACATCAATGTGATGTGTTAGTGGTGGGTAGTGGCGCAGCCGGTCTATCGTTGGCGTTACGTGTAGCAAAACATGGCAAAGTCATCGTGCTAAGTAAGGGGCCACGCAGTGAAGGGGCAACCTACTATGCGCAAGGGGGGATTGCCGCAGTCTTTGATGAATCCGACAGTATCGAGTCACATGTGCAGGACACACTCATCGCGGGTGGAGGTATCTGCGAGCAAGAATCTGTAGAGTTCATTGCTAAAAACGCAAAGAAATGTGTCCAGTGGCTCATTGATGGTGGTGTACCTTTCGACCGTGAAGACGATGACAGTGATGAAGAACCGCGTTATCACCTAACCCGCGAAGGGGGACACAGCCATCGTCGTATCCTTCATGCCGCAGATGCGACTGGCATGGCAATGCAAACGTCACTGCAAGACAACGTCCATAATCACCCGAATATCACGGTGCTAGAACGCCACAATGCCTTGGACTTAATCACCGAAGACAAAGTTGGTGGCGATGACAAGAAAGTGGTTGGCGCCTACATTTGGAACCGAAACCAAGAGCAAGTTGAAACTGTTCGCGCGAAATTTGTTGTGCTTGCAACAGGTGGTGCATCCAAAGTGTATCAATACACATCCAACCCAGATGTCTCTTCAGGAGACGGTATTGCGATGGCCTGGCGAGCAGGATGCCGCGTTGCAAACTTGGAGTTCAACCAATTCCATCCCACCTGTCTGTACCACCCAGAAGCGCGCAATTTCTTACTAACAGAAGCCTTACGTGGTGAGGGCGCATACCTTCGGAGGCCAGACGGTTCTCGCTTTATGCCCGACTTCGATGAACGCGAAGAGCTCGCCCCTCGTGATGTCGTCGCTCGTGCTATCGACTTCGAAATGAAGCGATTGGGCGCGGACTGTATGTACTTAGATATCAGTCACAAGCCGGCGGAGTTTATCGAGAAACACTTCCCAACCATCAATATGAGATTGTTAGATTTGGGCATCGATATTACAAAAGAACCAATTCCCGTGGTTCCTGCTGCGCACTATACCTGTGGCGGTGTCATGGTGAACTTCCAAGGCGAGACCGATTTGGCGCAACTCTATGCGATCGGAGAGGTCAGCTACACCGGCTTGCATGGTGCGAACCGCATGGCCTCAAACTCTCTGCTTGAGTGTGTGGTCTACGCCTGGTCTGCTGCCAAAGATATCCTCAAGAAGTTAGACCAAGCCGATTTACCGCCAAGCCTACCTGCGTGGGATGAAAGCCAAGTGAGCTGCTCCGATGAAGAAGTTGTTATCCAACACAACTGGCATGAGCTGCGCCTATTTATGTGGGACTACATGGGAATAGTACGAACGGACAAACGCTTAGAACGAGCACTGCGTCGTATTCAATTGCTTCAGCAAGAGACTCACGAATATTACAGCAACTTTAAAGTGTCGAATAACCTATTAGAACTGAGAAACTTGCTGCAAGTTGCTGAGCTTATGGTGCGTTGTGCGATGGAAAGAAAAGAGAGTCGCGGGCTCCACTATACGCTGGATTATCCAGAACAAGCAGAAAACAGTGGACCTACAATTTTAGTGCCAGAAAAACTTCAATAA
- the rseB gene encoding sigma-E factor regulatory protein RseB: MRKFLFSVLTLFSLNTTPAFAEQTPAGALLHQMNEASQHLNYELSYILIKKNSIEPLLYRHARLDDEQLAHLVYLSGPVREVIRRGGEVSYIEPGVEPFTIDSSSMVAPTIPLLNANIEELSEFYDFIQVGRAREAGTACQVLRVVPKDGLRYSYVLWVDEKSKLPLRADLLDRDGEVLEQYRTIAYSVNDQVRTILSGLNDVKLPEVLSLPKGQLEESFWRVNWIPSGFEPKELNRYRMVNTERMVESQMYSDGLFNFSVYIADSDNLSLKGQLVRQGRRTLHSFVNGNLEISVVGDIPPATAKRIAQSVVVSAPEGKPQ, from the coding sequence ATGAGAAAATTTCTGTTCAGTGTGCTGACACTGTTCAGTTTGAATACAACCCCAGCCTTTGCAGAGCAAACGCCTGCAGGGGCTTTGTTGCATCAAATGAACGAAGCAAGTCAGCATCTCAATTACGAGCTGTCCTATATTCTAATCAAGAAAAACAGCATCGAACCTTTGCTTTATCGTCATGCGCGTCTAGACGATGAACAGCTTGCACACCTTGTTTATCTCAGTGGTCCTGTTCGAGAAGTGATTCGTCGCGGTGGCGAAGTGAGCTATATCGAACCAGGCGTTGAGCCTTTTACCATTGACTCTTCCAGCATGGTCGCACCGACCATACCTTTGTTAAATGCAAATATTGAAGAGTTGAGTGAGTTTTACGACTTTATCCAAGTTGGTCGAGCTCGTGAAGCGGGCACTGCATGTCAGGTGTTACGAGTGGTGCCTAAAGATGGTCTTCGTTACTCCTACGTCTTGTGGGTGGATGAAAAAAGCAAGCTACCGTTGCGAGCCGATCTTTTAGATCGTGACGGGGAAGTATTGGAACAGTACCGGACCATTGCCTATAGCGTAAATGATCAGGTGCGTACGATTCTAAGTGGTTTGAATGACGTTAAGTTGCCGGAAGTGCTTTCGTTGCCAAAAGGGCAGCTAGAAGAGTCGTTTTGGCGTGTTAACTGGATTCCAAGTGGTTTTGAGCCTAAAGAACTCAATCGTTATCGCATGGTGAACACTGAGCGTATGGTTGAAAGCCAGATGTACAGTGATGGACTATTCAATTTCTCGGTTTACATTGCTGACAGTGACAACTTGTCTCTTAAAGGACAGCTTGTTCGTCAAGGCCGAAGAACCTTACACAGCTTTGTGAATGGTAACCTTGAAATTTCTGTGGTGGGGGATATTCCTCCTGCAACCGCGAAGCGCATTGCACAATCTGTGGTTGTTTCAGCTCCGGAAGGTAAGCCCCAATGA
- a CDS encoding RseA family anti-sigma factor, translating to MADKEKLSALMDGELVDKALITDLEHDQDCLQTWKNYHLIGDVMRGDAPEKPEWNIAESVALALENEPAHTLFSTSDSVVDLDEHRVEESQPTPQQARRQLPAWLNQFGQVAMAACVSLAVILGVQQYGGGDASTPEADQLPVLQTIPFAGSAEPVSLTRESVAHSNQSSQATVQEQRRRINAMLQDYELQLRLNSESESVDSNHPEMVVE from the coding sequence ATGGCTGACAAAGAGAAGCTTTCAGCACTCATGGATGGAGAGTTGGTCGACAAGGCTCTGATTACCGATTTAGAGCATGACCAAGATTGCCTGCAGACCTGGAAAAATTATCATCTCATCGGAGATGTAATGCGTGGTGACGCACCGGAAAAGCCGGAGTGGAATATCGCTGAAAGTGTCGCTTTAGCGCTAGAAAACGAACCTGCTCATACGTTATTCTCTACGTCCGATTCGGTCGTGGATCTTGACGAGCATCGAGTGGAAGAATCGCAACCAACGCCTCAACAAGCGAGACGCCAGTTGCCAGCATGGCTAAACCAGTTTGGTCAAGTCGCTATGGCTGCATGTGTATCATTGGCCGTTATTTTAGGCGTCCAGCAATACGGTGGGGGAGATGCCTCAACGCCAGAGGCGGATCAACTGCCAGTGTTGCAGACTATCCCATTTGCTGGGAGTGCTGAGCCTGTGAGCTTGACTCGTGAATCGGTGGCGCATTCTAACCAAAGTAGCCAGGCGACAGTTCAGGAGCAACGACGTCGAATTAATGCGATGTTACAAGATTACGAACTACAATTGCGTTTAAACAGCGAGAGTGAATCGGTAGATAGTAATCACCCAGAAATGGTAGTTGAATGA
- the rpoE gene encoding RNA polymerase sigma factor RpoE — MNEQLTDQVLIERVQNGDKQAFNLLVTKYQNKVCNLISRYVNNPGDVPDVAQEAFIKAYRAIPSFRGESAFYTWLYRIAVNTAKNYIVAQGRRPPAQDVDTEEAEYYETGSALKEISNPENLTLSKELKRVVFSAIEALPDDLKTAMTLRELDGLSYEEIAAVMDCPVGTVRSRIFRAREAVEKKIQPLLQR, encoded by the coding sequence ATGAACGAGCAGCTGACCGATCAAGTGTTAATTGAGCGAGTTCAGAATGGGGATAAGCAAGCATTTAACTTGTTGGTGACTAAGTACCAAAACAAGGTTTGTAACCTTATTTCTCGTTACGTCAATAATCCTGGTGATGTACCAGACGTAGCGCAAGAAGCATTCATTAAGGCGTACCGAGCAATCCCTAGTTTTCGAGGTGAGAGTGCCTTTTACACCTGGTTGTATCGAATCGCGGTTAATACTGCTAAAAACTACATCGTGGCTCAGGGGCGTAGACCACCTGCTCAAGATGTAGATACTGAAGAAGCTGAATATTACGAAACTGGAAGTGCTTTAAAAGAAATTTCGAACCCTGAGAACTTAACGTTGTCCAAAGAATTGAAACGAGTGGTTTTCAGTGCAATCGAAGCACTTCCTGATGATTTAAAAACTGCAATGACACTTCGCGAGCTTGATGGCTTGAGTTATGAAGAAATTGCAGCGGTGATGGATTGCCCTGTCGGAACGGTGCGCTCGCGTATCTTCCGTGCTCGTGAAGCGGTTGAAAAGAAAATTCAACCTCTTCTGCAACGCTAA